A region from the Thermus neutrinimicus genome encodes:
- the aroE gene encoding shikimate dehydrogenase translates to MLRLAVLGKPIAHSLSPAMHRYALRSFGLEGSYEALETPLEALRDRLEEVRREYRGVNLTIPLKEAALPLLDWVAPEARAIGAVNTVLSVEGRLLGFNTDAPGFLRALGAGGIPLVGPALVLGAGGAGRAVAWALRGAGLEVWIWNRTWEKAKALAEEFGLKPVPLERAREARLLVNATSVGLRDPLATPLPAELFPEEGAAVDLVYRPLWTRFLKEAKERGLGVQTGLGMLAWQGALAFRIWTGLLPDPKGMEEAARQALEGE, encoded by the coding sequence ATGCTGCGCCTGGCGGTGTTGGGCAAACCCATAGCCCATTCCCTGTCCCCGGCCATGCACCGGTACGCCTTAAGGTCCTTTGGTCTCGAGGGCAGCTACGAGGCCTTGGAGACCCCCCTCGAGGCCCTGAGGGACCGCCTGGAGGAGGTGCGCCGGGAATACCGGGGCGTGAACCTGACCATCCCCCTTAAGGAGGCGGCCTTGCCCCTCTTGGACTGGGTGGCCCCAGAGGCCCGGGCCATCGGGGCGGTGAACACGGTGCTTTCCGTGGAGGGGAGGCTCCTTGGCTTCAACACCGATGCCCCAGGGTTTTTGCGGGCCCTGGGGGCCGGGGGGATCCCCCTCGTGGGCCCCGCCTTGGTCCTGGGGGCAGGGGGTGCGGGGCGGGCGGTGGCCTGGGCCTTGAGGGGGGCGGGCCTCGAGGTCTGGATCTGGAACCGCACCTGGGAAAAGGCCAAGGCCCTGGCGGAGGAGTTTGGACTAAAGCCGGTTCCCTTGGAACGGGCCCGGGAGGCCAGGCTCCTGGTCAACGCCACCAGCGTGGGGCTTAGGGATCCGCTAGCCACCCCCTTGCCGGCCGAGCTTTTCCCCGAGGAGGGGGCGGCGGTGGATCTCGTTTACCGCCCCCTGTGGACCCGGTTTCTCAAGGAGGCCAAGGAAAGGGGCCTAGGGGTGCAGACGGGGTTAGGCATGCTGGCCTGGCAGGGGGCCTTGGCCTTCCGCATCTGGACAGGCCTTCTCCCTGACCCCAAGGGCATGGAGGAGGCGGCCCGCCAGGCCCTGGAGGGGGAGTGA
- the floA gene encoding flotillin-like protein FloA (flotillin-like protein involved in membrane lipid rafts) encodes MEGLGVLFLAFVVLILVFLFFSFIPVGLWISAWAAGVRVPLITLVAMRLRRVPPAKIIYPLIKATKAGLDVRLDRLEAHYLAGGNVDRVVDALIAADKAGIKLSFDRAAAIDLAGRDVLEAVRVSVNPKVIQTPMVAAVAKDGIQLLATARVTVRANIDRLVGGAGEETIIARVGEGIVTTIGSANSHKEVLENPDRISKTVLEKGLDAGTAFEILSVDIADVDVGKNIGAQLQIDQAEADKKIAQAKAEERRAMAVAAEQENRALVEAMRAKLVEAQAQVPLALAEALRAGRLGVMDYYRLKNIEADTDMRESISRAAKPEGEE; translated from the coding sequence ATGGAAGGACTCGGTGTGCTCTTTCTGGCCTTTGTTGTTCTCATCCTCGTTTTTCTCTTCTTCAGCTTCATCCCGGTAGGCCTCTGGATCTCCGCCTGGGCCGCAGGGGTCAGGGTACCCTTGATCACCCTGGTGGCCATGCGCCTAAGGCGGGTTCCCCCGGCCAAGATCATCTACCCCCTCATCAAGGCCACCAAGGCGGGGCTGGACGTCCGCCTGGACCGCCTCGAGGCCCACTACCTGGCCGGGGGCAATGTGGACCGGGTGGTGGATGCCCTCATCGCCGCCGACAAGGCGGGCATCAAGCTCTCCTTTGACCGGGCGGCGGCCATCGACCTGGCGGGACGGGATGTGCTGGAGGCGGTGCGGGTCTCCGTGAACCCCAAGGTGATCCAGACCCCCATGGTGGCCGCGGTGGCCAAGGACGGGATCCAGCTTCTGGCCACCGCCCGGGTAACGGTGAGGGCCAACATCGACCGCCTGGTGGGCGGGGCCGGGGAGGAGACCATCATCGCCCGGGTGGGGGAAGGCATCGTGACCACCATCGGCAGCGCCAACTCCCACAAGGAGGTCCTGGAAAACCCGGATCGCATCAGCAAAACCGTGCTGGAAAAGGGCCTGGACGCCGGCACCGCCTTTGAGATCCTCTCCGTGGACATCGCCGATGTGGACGTGGGCAAGAACATCGGGGCCCAGCTCCAGATCGACCAGGCGGAGGCCGACAAGAAGATCGCCCAGGCCAAGGCGGAGGAACGCCGGGCCATGGCGGTGGCCGCGGAGCAGGAGAACCGGGCCCTGGTGGAGGCCATGCGGGCCAAGCTGGTGGAGGCCCAGGCCCAGGTGCCCCTGGCCCTGGCGGAGGCCTTGCGGGCGGGAAGGCTTGGGGTTATGGACTACTACCGCCTGAAGAACATTGAGGCCGACACGGACATGCGGGAGTCCATCAGCCGGGCCGCCAAGCCCGAGGGTGAGGAATGA
- a CDS encoding PhoH family protein, with protein MARNPEEAQRLVIPLKPEETLAFLGQADRNLKKLRSLLREAFGDRLKLIMRGNQVELEGEGEAVEVAHRAVRDLLALLRQGAELDPPTLEQAVALALQGEGLYQATSPETELALPGRLRPKTPGQRRYVEAIAHHDITFGVGPAGTGKTYLAVAMAVSHLRAKRVKRIILTRPAVEAGEKLGFLPGDIQAKVDPYLRPLYDALFDMIDAERFEQYLQSGIIEVAPLAFMRGRTLNDAFIILDEAQNTTPEQMKMFLTRMGFSSKMVITGDITQIDLPKHQRSGLVEAIRILEGIEGIAFVYFKESDVVRHPLVARIIKAYEEAERGGDRSQ; from the coding sequence ATGGCACGAAATCCTGAAGAAGCCCAAAGGCTGGTGATCCCCCTAAAACCAGAGGAAACCCTGGCCTTTTTAGGCCAGGCGGACCGGAACCTAAAAAAGCTCCGCTCCCTCTTGCGGGAGGCTTTCGGCGATCGGCTTAAGCTCATCATGCGGGGCAACCAGGTGGAGCTGGAGGGCGAAGGGGAGGCGGTGGAGGTGGCCCACCGGGCGGTACGGGACCTTTTGGCCCTCCTAAGGCAGGGAGCCGAGCTGGACCCCCCCACCCTGGAACAGGCGGTGGCCCTGGCCCTGCAAGGGGAGGGTCTGTACCAGGCCACCAGCCCGGAGACCGAGCTCGCGCTACCGGGGCGTCTCAGGCCCAAAACCCCTGGGCAAAGGCGGTACGTGGAAGCCATCGCCCACCACGACATCACCTTTGGGGTAGGCCCCGCGGGCACCGGCAAAACCTATTTGGCGGTGGCCATGGCGGTGAGCCACCTCCGGGCCAAAAGGGTTAAGCGCATCATCCTCACCCGGCCGGCGGTGGAGGCAGGGGAGAAGCTGGGGTTCTTGCCGGGGGACATCCAGGCCAAGGTGGACCCCTATCTCCGCCCCCTTTACGACGCCCTCTTTGACATGATCGACGCCGAACGCTTTGAGCAGTACCTCCAGTCCGGGATCATCGAGGTGGCCCCTTTGGCCTTCATGCGGGGCCGCACCCTCAACGACGCCTTCATCATCCTGGACGAGGCCCAAAACACCACCCCGGAGCAGATGAAGATGTTCCTCACCCGCATGGGCTTCTCCTCCAAGATGGTCATCACCGGGGACATCACCCAGATCGACCTCCCCAAGCACCAAAGGTCGGGGCTGGTGGAGGCCATCCGCATCCTCGAGGGCATTGAGGGCATCGCCTTCGTGTATTTCAAGGAATCCGACGTGGTGCGCCATCCCCTGGTGGCCCGCATCATCAAGGCCTACGAGGAAGCCGAGCGTGGTGGAGATCGTAGCCAATAA
- a CDS encoding diacylglycerol kinase has translation MGGVPPRPREDPQPLKGVWRSLGYAWEGVLYAWRVQRNFRLEAYLALLALGLALWLEVNPVPVLLVSALVLSLELMNTALEALADLVSPVFHPLVKRAKDTAAAAVLLASFLALLMGLYLFLPPLLARFGLS, from the coding sequence TTGGGAGGGGTTCCGCCGCGTCCAAGAGAGGATCCTCAGCCTCTAAAAGGGGTTTGGCGCTCCCTGGGCTACGCCTGGGAGGGCGTTTTGTACGCCTGGCGGGTGCAGCGCAACTTCCGCCTCGAGGCCTACCTGGCCCTTCTGGCCCTGGGGCTTGCCCTCTGGCTGGAGGTGAACCCGGTGCCGGTGCTATTGGTCAGCGCCCTGGTGCTTTCCCTGGAGCTCATGAACACTGCCCTCGAGGCCCTGGCCGACCTGGTGAGCCCGGTATTCCATCCCCTGGTCAAAAGGGCTAAGGACACCGCGGCGGCGGCGGTGCTCTTGGCCAGCTTCCTCGCCCTCCTCATGGGCCTCTACCTCTTTCTACCTCCCCTCCTGGCCCGCTTTGGGCTAAGCTAA
- a CDS encoding NfeD family protein: MEAVKRLLALCLLLPLALGKTYLVPIQGEIDPALAVFVEQALTRAEREGASGVAFLIDTPGGRVDAAIRISDRILQTPLPTLAVVQNAFSAGALIALSCRQVAMLPGSEIGAALPVVALPLQQPQAADQKIISALKGKFRAVAEARGRPVELAEAMVDPSLEIPGLSAKGEPLTLSADKAVELKVADFKAGSLAEALRQAGYSLETERLEPGPRVQVARFLTSSTVAGLLLALGLLLLLLELFTPGFGVMGALGLAFLALYFAGGWLAGLSGAFELVLFFLGVALLLAEAFLFPGFGIAGALGVGSILASVYFTFGENALLVIAIAVIAFGLGLLLVFRFLPRTRPARALVLESAIAEHATGDEVEVGAIGVALTDLRPGGVARFGNKRIDVVANRGFLPKGTTLRVVEVRGPTVVVEALEE; encoded by the coding sequence ATGGAGGCGGTGAAAAGGCTCCTTGCCCTATGCCTCCTCCTCCCCCTGGCCCTAGGGAAGACCTATCTCGTGCCCATCCAGGGGGAGATTGACCCCGCCTTGGCGGTCTTTGTGGAGCAGGCCCTAACCCGCGCCGAGCGGGAAGGGGCAAGCGGCGTGGCCTTCCTCATCGACACCCCGGGGGGCCGGGTGGACGCCGCCATCCGCATCTCCGACCGGATCCTGCAAACCCCCCTTCCCACCCTGGCCGTGGTGCAAAACGCCTTTTCCGCTGGGGCCCTAATCGCCCTTTCCTGCCGGCAGGTGGCCATGCTGCCGGGCTCGGAGATCGGCGCAGCCCTCCCGGTGGTGGCCCTGCCCCTGCAACAACCCCAGGCGGCGGACCAGAAGATCATCTCTGCCCTCAAGGGGAAGTTCCGCGCGGTGGCCGAGGCTCGGGGAAGGCCGGTGGAGCTGGCGGAGGCCATGGTGGACCCCAGCCTGGAAATCCCCGGGCTTTCCGCCAAGGGGGAGCCCCTCACCCTCTCCGCCGACAAGGCGGTGGAGCTCAAGGTGGCGGACTTTAAGGCGGGAAGCCTGGCCGAGGCCCTGCGGCAGGCGGGGTATAGCCTGGAGACGGAAAGGCTCGAGCCCGGCCCTAGGGTGCAGGTGGCCCGGTTCCTCACCAGCTCCACCGTGGCGGGGCTTCTTTTGGCCCTCGGGCTTCTCCTTCTCCTCCTCGAGCTTTTCACCCCGGGCTTCGGGGTCATGGGGGCCCTGGGCCTGGCCTTTTTGGCCCTTTACTTCGCCGGGGGATGGCTCGCCGGGCTTTCCGGGGCCTTCGAGCTGGTTCTCTTCTTTCTGGGGGTAGCCCTCCTCCTGGCCGAGGCCTTCCTCTTCCCCGGGTTTGGCATCGCGGGCGCCTTGGGGGTGGGATCCATCCTGGCCTCCGTGTACTTCACCTTTGGGGAGAACGCCCTCTTGGTCATCGCCATCGCGGTGATCGCCTTTGGCCTTGGTCTTCTTTTGGTCTTCCGCTTCCTGCCCAGGACCCGGCCGGCAAGGGCCTTGGTGCTGGAAAGCGCCATCGCGGAGCACGCCACGGGGGACGAGGTGGAGGTGGGCGCCATCGGCGTGGCCCTCACCGACCTGAGGCCCGGCGGGGTGGCCCGCTTCGGCAACAAGCGCATCGATGTGGTGGCCAACCGGGGTTTCCTGCCCAAGGGCACCACCTTAAGGGTGGTGGAGGTCAGGGGACCCACGGTGGTGGTGGAAGCCTTGGAGGAATGA
- a CDS encoding IMPACT family protein: MAYTLAAPVVHEENIQKSRFIAKAAPVASEEEALAFLQAQREPQATHNCYAYKLGNLYRFSDDGEPAGTAGKPILHAIEAQGLDRVVVLVVRYFGGVKLGAGGLVRAYGGVAAEALRRAPKVPLTQWEEVRFVVPFSQVGRVHRLLAARSWRASEEYLAEGVRFCLRVPAEEREAFLQELRDLTRGQAYAEG, encoded by the coding sequence ATGGCCTATACCCTGGCGGCCCCGGTGGTTCACGAGGAAAACATTCAGAAGAGCCGCTTCATCGCCAAGGCGGCCCCGGTGGCCTCGGAGGAGGAAGCCTTGGCCTTTTTGCAGGCCCAGCGGGAACCCCAGGCCACCCACAACTGCTATGCGTACAAGCTGGGCAACCTCTACCGCTTCTCTGACGACGGCGAGCCCGCGGGCACAGCGGGTAAGCCCATCCTCCACGCCATTGAGGCCCAAGGGCTGGACCGGGTGGTGGTTTTGGTGGTGCGTTACTTCGGCGGGGTCAAGCTGGGAGCCGGGGGGCTTGTCCGGGCCTACGGGGGGGTGGCCGCGGAGGCCCTGCGACGGGCTCCCAAGGTGCCCTTGACGCAGTGGGAAGAGGTGCGGTTTGTGGTCCCTTTTTCCCAGGTGGGCCGGGTGCACAGGCTTTTAGCCGCCCGCTCCTGGAGGGCTTCGGAGGAGTACCTGGCGGAAGGGGTGCGGTTTTGCCTAAGGGTTCCCGCGGAGGAAAGGGAGGCCTTTTTGCAGGAGCTCAGAGACCTCACCCGGGGGCAGGCGTACGCGGAGGGCTAG
- the ybeY gene encoding rRNA maturation RNase YbeY codes for MVEIVANKRTPRGLIPRLRRALIALMEELGVGDKAVTVILTGDRRIRILKRQWWGEDEATDVLSFPHYEPGDPFIPPHLGDIWISLDTARRQAEERGTSLEEEVLVLAAHGLWHLLGHDHQQEEDWEGFRRVQERILSL; via the coding sequence GTGGTGGAGATCGTAGCCAATAAGCGTACCCCCCGGGGCCTCATCCCCAGGCTCCGCCGGGCCCTTATTGCCCTGATGGAGGAGCTGGGCGTGGGGGACAAGGCGGTCACGGTCATCCTCACCGGGGACCGCAGGATCCGGATCCTCAAGCGGCAGTGGTGGGGAGAGGATGAGGCCACGGACGTCCTTTCCTTTCCCCACTACGAGCCGGGGGACCCCTTCATACCCCCCCACCTGGGGGATATCTGGATCAGCCTGGACACCGCAAGGAGGCAGGCGGAGGAACGAGGGACTTCCCTGGAGGAGGAGGTGCTGGTCCTGGCGGCCCATGGGCTATGGCACCTCCTGGGCCATGACCACCAGCAGGAGGAGGATTGGGAGGGGTTCCGCCGCGTCCAAGAGAGGATCCTCAGCCTCTAA